gatggggtccaatcacaaatctgacgtcatattcgtgttcagcgtcaccaaaaacatattatttcatgtgtcgcatgaacaaaacacttttttgaatttttactccctttgaggaggtgctgggagcCGTGGATGGAATCCAATcggaaatctgacgtcatattcgtattcagcgtcgccgaaaacatacaattcgatatatcacatgccccagatttttttttgaatgtttcacccaaaattgggggtgggggtgctccccctccgtcaagagttccatctcgaatcctaaatatttcgaaaaagtatcaaaatgtacatctatggaaattttttcaaaattataaatggtagctcccacttacagcgccattttgaattttgaactttcaaattgaaagttcaactttcaatttttgaaaatttcaaaatacttaaaaagtttaaaattcaatgccctttcgaactgtgaaatgaGATTTGAtaaaagtatcatagttttggaggaatgggctgctgaagttgagtacctcgagacaatgtgaaaatgatggaaGCCACCTCAcacgccccctgagggggctgggatcaaactgattgcggcttttttacttactgggtgggtagatattgtaaaaaaaattgagcgaaatcgtaagacatgactttcaaaatcgcctttttttggttgagttgataTGGAATGACCCAGCACCCACTTCTGACGATAGATAGTCCCTTCTCCCATGTCCTGTTCATTCTAAATTCCAAGCAAAGGTCAACTTTTTGTAGAGTTTATTTTGacttacctactttattttattcaataggtatttaaatactcgtaatcaaaagtttaaaaaaatgaaaattcgggCTTCGgttattcgaattttcaatttctttcacaACGAGGGCATCCCAACGGGCAGAAAGATTTTTGAACTGCGGACAAACCTACATCGAAGAGCAcgcaaaaatacaccaccagcaagGAAACTTTCAAAACCTTGTCCAAACCAACTTACTCGTACGTTTACAAGTTTTCCATCAATCGCTGTGACTCATTGGAGGATATGAAGGTGATTTTGGCCTCACAGCACCCTAGAAAACCTAGAAGACGGTGTCTCACATGAACAATTACTTTTACTTTAGGccctttttccaattttcgaacGATCCCTCCGATTCGCCACCTGGGCTCTAATCCTTAAATCCGCCACTGAGTTGAATAAAATAGACATATTTTGGCCAAGTCGGCAACTTGTAATGCAAGGGTTGTATTTCATCATGGAAGTAATCAACCGCTTTCCAGCCGTTGTCGAATGCCCACCCAAGGGGAGATTTGAGGGATTCGAGTCGATAAATTTTTGGCTACCGCCCCCAAAACCCGAGTTTTTGTCACCGTGATAACGATGGCGacataattttccaatttcatgaCTCTCACACTTTTAAATACTTGGTAagtatgtaggtgtaggtaaagTATTAATGTACCCTTACTTTTGCAAGCGCCGAGTACTTTGAAATTTACCATTACCCACTTCATGCGTGAAAATTATGCAAACACATTAAACAAGATGATATATAATCATTTAGGTATGTCAAAAAGATCGTTAATGTGCAAATATTGCGCAATAAAACATAGGTAGATGTAGAACAACACCGtcagaaacaaaatttcaatatgtatccataccctcatttttccatttaatgatattacgagtaggtagataggtagtaaAGAAAACGAACAGCAGAAACAATGATTATGAGATTCAGTGGGTCTTACgattcagcaatttttttcgtgGGAGTAAGTATAAGTAGATATACCCTGACCAATTCTTATGATTGTTAATACCTAGGCACAGTAAAATCCAGTTACCTATctacaaaattgattaaattataaattgaaatttcttggGCTTATTTCAGATCTTCGTGGTACTCTTTACGACATCCCACTCGAATAAATTTACATTATCATCCGGTCGACCAAGCATCAATGAATTTTACACAACTACGTATGAAGGCGCCAATTTACAGACAAACCACTTGCAATTCGGCCTCGCAGAGGAAAACGACCGACCTGTCAAAACCCAACAACAGGAGGTAAACCTAAAATGTGATCCATTACCAAAAACTGGCAGGTATGCAGAATTATCAGAAATTCTATCACACGATATATTCACACAAACCGATCCCTTCAATTACATTATGGCCCAAGTCAAGAAAATATCGCATATGTATTATCCACATATCAAATCCGTAGTTGATGAtgctttggcaaaaaaacaacttcCTTCGTGCTACATTCCATACGCCATCTTACTATCGTCGTTCTTGCCATGTTGGATAAATTTGACCAGTGCACATTTATCCATGGTGTCAATTAAAACTCTGCGTTCTGCGAACAAGGATGGTTATAAATCTTTACTACAAGAGGTTTCTTCCTCAGCCGAATTATCCGAACTGTTTTCTCCGGATATTTCTTCCGATCCTAATCTCCCTACCCgtctttttaataaatttttttacatgccAGGCGACGCAATTAAAAGTTTGAAGAGTCAGGCACAAAATTTCCTGCACAAGTGGTGGGGGAAGCATGGTAAAAATCttccattttccattttatacGTTTATTATGTTAACTTTCTGTTTGAACTCATACAAGAGAAATCCAGTCTGGGCAATTTGAAACGTGATATAGCtgaaattcaacgaaaaaagaCTTCTGATACAGGAATATGATAGTTATTTCATGGTTCGTCGTCAAAGAAGCcgattattttgtaattttgaaacgttATTTCGCATATAATTAAGATATAAAATATTAATCTGCATGTACTGTACACATCAGCACTCATACTTGTATGATGAATAATTTCACTAATGTATCTAAGTAActaattcaaaataaacattcaaTCAATTTCGCCTTTAGCCTTTTCACTACCTATCatttatctacctatttttattgaatttggcATTTAATATCTACTTCTATGCCAGATTGCCAGAATCCTCTTTATCATTCATTGGAgcaggctcaaaattcttttatgCGCCTCCTTTCCAATGAACTTATAGACATTCCAGCcacccaaaaaataaaagataattTTGTATTGAGACGTTTCTATGAACAtagagtaagtacatatgtgcCCACGTCTAGAAAAAGGGACCTAAGGGTAAAAACGCAAATTATTTTAAAGGAGAGCGGTTTAAAGTTTACGTTTGTATTTTCACGTAATTTGAGTGTAAAAACGTGAAACTTCGCGTGGTGATGTAGTTTTCGACACTGTTTAGCAATATGTATATTGTTGAAAAACGCGTTATGCCTTACAGCAGCGCTAGCCGTGTGGTTAAGGCACCTGCTCGCGGAGCGGAAGGTAGATACAGAGATGGAGTCCCACCTcggcccaaaattttttttcgggatttttatttttacgagttgaatttttatagaaaatctaatttaatcattttttttttgcttttgaacaatgaataatgaatattttgTGCAAactaataattattgaaaatgatttcaattgaaaatgaaaaatgaactggtctcattcgaattttcatgacattttacataagaatcaaaaaaaaaaaatttcacccaagttaccctgaaagaaaaataaaatttgatcaaaaccctaaaatttcatttttttttaaaattcatttttcgactttacTCACTTAAAACGCGTGTATGTCGCTCTAAAAGCACTCTACAGGTCTGGGACCGGTCCCattcgaattttgataaaattttatatcagaatcaaaaaaaaaaaacatcttgcgcagtaggcaagattacccgactttgctctgttatacaggagaataaacaaatttactgaaatttacggatttatcaaaatttaccaatttaccaaaattgaccaatttacccaaatttaccaacgaaatttaccaatttaccgaaatttaccaattgaccgaaatttaccaatttaccaaaatttaccaatttaccaaaatttaccaatttaccaaaattgatcaatttaccaaaatttatcaatttaccaaaatttaccaatttaccaaaatttaccaatctaccaaaatttatcaatttaccaaaatttacgaatttaccaaaaattaccccagcaatttactaacatttacctcagtaatttaccagacattacccactaatttaccaatcttccattttaccaagaattaccccagcaatttaccaccattcacctcagtaatttgccagacatttcctcactaatttaccaattttttaccgaattttaattaccccagtaatttactgccaaaggtttttaacaatttaccaaactttaccaatttaccaaaaattacccaagcaatttaccaaaattttcgaccaactttaattacgagtaattcaccaaaaataactaatcattttatttacctactaaaaattactattaattcaccaaaaaaaaaagtatcaaaatttactggctatttaccaaaaacttaatgttttttgttaaaacaaaaattacactagaaatttttcaaaaattttgattttttatggcaaaaaaattttggacggataaaattaacaaaaaaatcaacaaaaaattttctcctcttgactcgtgcgggattcgaacacccgacctccggcgcaccaatctgcaacctacacacccttaccaccccatctgtttgttgggggtgagccgtttgcgagatataagggtttacacaaatttctgcttatccataacgttgaaacacacttaaacgttcatatctcgtaaacggctgaatcgatttcgaccaaattaaaaatttctctagttcagtatcaaagcaatattttgccatcatcagtttcgacttaaagttcggagcttttgagttcagcccggcacaaatttatacataaattgatatataaatatataaatatgtatctatataaacttatctcgttttgcgccatacgtcttatcgtgatcagcacactccgaaacgtcaagaaaatccacccccacccaattcttgaaccatcatgacaaatacaataccttgactttccgtttcacggcaaagtcggtaaaaaaaaaaattgccaaagataCCCTTAGGTCTCTTTTACTAGATGTGGGCACatatgagtaggtatacctGCTCCGTAAAAGGGTATTCCACGGTAAGATAGGCGagatggccctgttcccagatttagaaaattatgatggattattgttgggtacctccaatgaaaatttttgagtggaatttccgccccccaacccacctcCCTCGGTctgtatagccaaaaaacgcgttttttacgagaaaaattctgtatccatgagttgtggggagaaaattttggtaccgtgtggaatgtgtaggggaagcatGGGTCTtttaacacgatttttttcaaatttttttaccatagtggtgggggtgaaattgacaaaagaaaactttgaaccgccacagctccggagTATATGGGTAATCCAAAAAACTGTTtccgccaaaatgtgtctttttactagtactttcttactaccaatccataaaatcgaaattctgTCTGCAAAAGGGTCATACAAAAAACCCTGGAAAACacgcgttttttttgcaaaattatgctaaatatgcaaaaaatgtatagaacaaaaaatgttaagtGTCAAATTTTACCCAAGAGAACGTggtcaaaaggttgtcaaaacgctcatctactgagctaagcGCGCGCACACACCGCATCTTTGCTGCAGAGTCATGACGAGATGCGAGGTACATCTACATGAGTACATATCTATTATGGTACCTACCTGCACTTTCTGATAATGCGAAAAATCACCactgcaaagttgccaaaaattcctaattttgccaaaattatcaaaaaagtctcgtttttgtcaaaattataaaaaaaaaacctcactattgtcgaaattgtcaataAACACAGTGTTTTTGgccataattgtcaaaaaataatcttATCACGTTATCAAGAAATactacattttttgtaaaaataaacaagaaaGCATAACCCTTATTTCTATCATTCCTCGAGTACCCAAGCAGCAGAATTGGCAGATTATCGAAagtagaaattgatgaaaaattgaatttgatcaacTGTAGAGAAAGTTCCCCCCTAAATCGAATATTTCTCGATCAATGAATCGACATAATATCGACAatacagggtgattcggataagacctgaaaaattaaaaccacgtaTTCTACTCATAAATAGGAGTAAAAAATGTTGTATACACCATGGACCAAAACCTCTTCATTTCGGAGTTATTGACCTTTAAAGGGCACCagctgttttcttaaaattggcCGTTTCGGCGTCtctattgaaaattgttggaggGTAGGTGATGGAAAATGGGAAGTGAGATCTCAAAAATGTAGAGTATCATACTTTTCTGTTTTGGTCCATAACTTGATGTTTTGAAGTCAGAAATGTGTTTTTCTTagatgaaaaacaatcaaaacttgaagttaaattgaattattttgaattttattaactAATGCTGTAGTACTTCTCATTCGACACTCATTAAActttaatttctcttttttggtccattggatgctgaataatcaaatttttcaattttgacaaactctccaattttttagaaattaatgtttttgaaggtttcctgtactcaattttcaattttaaatactttcatttaaaaaaaaaaatgttattcctCAATAAAACATGATTTATCTCAACCAATATGCTCACTTTGGCAACATCGCAAAATTTGTCATGGTAAATTACGATTTGGTTTCCTAAAAACTATAGAAATTGCTGGTTGGTAAATGATTGCACTTCAAATCAAAGTAGGAAATTGTAACTAAGGAACACGTCTTTTTGATAACACTCTGATTTGAGCTATGTAACAATTCGTAACACATAAGGGAAATGTAAATGCGGTGTTGCCGTATTTTACACAACTTTAATTGCAAATATCTCATTAAgggttggtttttcaaaatttttgcaaaggaaattttttctcaatttggcGAGTAGAATAtgaggttttaatttttcaggtcttatACGAATCACCCTGTATATCGTTAAAGATATTGTATCAATAAAATGTCAAGATATTGAGAAATACTTGATTTAGGGAGGAACTTTCTCTACATGTTgatcaaattcgattttttgccgATTTTCACTTTCAATAATTTGCTGATAAAGAATCAATTTTCTACCATGCAATATTTTAAAGTATctaatttaattataatttttaatttgtgtaaatcaaaatttttatcaaaagatGATCTCTGCTTGAGCTGAGAACAGCATCCACACAGAGGCTACTTATGAGAGGTACAGATATGTAGAGAAAGGTGTAATACAGtaaaacctcgataagtgcaacctCAATAACTGCAAATTCGCGTTAAGTGCATCAAAAATGTAATCCCCGGTCCCTTCAGTCACTTTACCATGTAAATTCACCTTCATAAGTGCAAATGgtaacctcgataagtgcaacaATTTTTCGGCAGTAGAAAGCACtttcacctctataagtgcaagttGCTGTACGTTTCACCTCTGCAAAATTACCACTACAATAAAAATTGTAGGCGAATttaacctctataagtgcaagttGCTCTACGTTTTGCCTCTAGAAGTGCAAAATTACCTAGACAATAGAAATTGTAAGTGAATctaacctctataagtgcaaaattacGTAGGCAATGGAAATTGCAGGAGAATTAAACCTTTGTGAATTGTTCACCTCGATAAGagcaaattgtggaaaaataacCTTGCTAAGTGCAAACCTTTCTaagtgaaaaactcgataagtgcaataatttttcctgtcccttgagtttgcacttatcgaggttttactgtactttatctaagagtactaaacttaTTCATTTTCATGATGATAATAATATGTCGATGTTGTAAGACCAACTGAAGGCTTTCATTGATTTTATACCTATCATTGGTATGAACTTATCTTGTCTACATGTCGCAGATAGGTATTCATCAATTAACTATGACGAAATTGCAGTTAAGTAACTCTGAGTCTTTTGACTCAAGGTATGTGCCATTTCATCACTTACCCACACTGTTCTTATCTTCTGCCTCTCCTGTGCTCTACCAATACTAAGAATGGCGACAGACTTAGGTTGTGTTGTTCAATATAAACTGATGGCCGGCAGGATCAGAGTATAACATAATTGTACCgcaattgattaaatttgtcaaaaaggcTATTTTATCACAAATTATCCACAGAATTGTGGGCAAAGACGAGGAAAGAGGGGAAGAGGTTAGAACCTTCTGCCTACTTATACATTTgagaaaatacactttttggTGACATTAGTACTGATGAGCTCGAGATATCAATGCTAAGTAAAGTTAAGATCTCGCAGCGAGCACCACAATGGTACCTAGCTCACTGCTTTAAGGAGAGTGGAATAGTTCCCACGTTCTCATACTTCCAGTATACACAAATCATTCATGTTTACGATGTACATAACTTACGTACATCTTAAAAGAGGGATTACATTAAGAATCGCTAAGATGATTAAGGCATATATCACTCTCTCACACTCAATGTAGAAAATGCTTATTGAATAAtaaagaaataatgaaaaatcctaatttaaaattttttcgagaagagcttttctaattttttgtgaagtaTAAACCTTCTGATGAATTACTTcaagattttgtatttttttttgagattttcaattttttatagttttgttATTTCAAACCGCGGGCCCAGTGACCTGTCGCcatctgatcaaaattttctggCCCGGTGCACTTGCATCTCCTGCACCCTCCTCTTGCCGGGCCTGGGTGTAATgtgtttcagaaaaaatgaaaatgctgagaaattattcatcagatgaaaatctgatttgataaaaatgatgtgATCAGAGCTAATATGACAAAAACTCTGCGGTGACCACAGCTATGGTCATCCGCATCTCGCGTCGCCGCTGTTGACGCACTTGCACTCCTTCTCATCATCCTGGTTCTCGTATGCGGCGACCATATGTTGATGCCGCCGCTGCCTACGTTGCTGCTCGCTTCTCCTGCGAACCAGTCCCCTTATCCTGCCTTTTTCTCGTCACGCGCCTTGCCCCGCCACCTTCCGTTGCCATCCTCATGCTCCTTCTCTCGTTGCTCTCTGGTCCTGGTACGCGAATATTCGCAACACATTGATTTAGCATTAAGTTAGTCTATATATTTTCGTCAAAGTGTATACATGAACGAATAAAGGCTCTTAACGTTAGCCTCGGTCTTTTTATTTACCTCGCGCTCTCGACGACATATTCGAATGTCTGTGACGCGTTCCGGCGCATCTACGACTGTGGACGATAATAACCCCGCAACTCTCACATGATCAGATATAATCAAATCTGGTCAGATACCTATACATTAAATAGGCAGGGAATATTCGGATCTGAGCTGATCTAACCAAACCCACTCATTTACCACAATGCCATTTCCCcggtttttatgattttattttccttCATACCATACGTAACTAAAAAATGAGTGCAGTGTATATTCCACGCGCAGATGGAAATCTTCTTTGAAGTCCACTGATATTCCCTCCATCCCCACATAAAACCagataataaaaatgaattatgtaCTCACATcgacaattttcaagttgaaaatgcaTCGAAGTGTGAACACTgtgtaataaaaattgttcagaaagaCAAACAGCAACACCTATGATCATGGTATTCAAATTATCACACGAAGCTGTGACTCTTTTAGCGGGGGTAAGTACCCAATACCCATACAGCCATCATATTCGATTGCAAATTACATGGGTGGTCATTGcattttatttgagaaaatttgtcaGGGAAGGAGGGCTATAGAAGTTGTgctcaaactttgaaaaagactAGGTGGACcacaaaatctgaatttttccaCTCATCGTATTCTTTCAACGTTTTCTTCCTTTACAATGCAACCTGCACAGTGCGAAAACTTAGCTCACTGATGGTTTTAAATGAATGGTAATCTGTTGCCAGTAGTATTTTTCGAGAGAAATTATCAACAGACCTATCTCATAgtgtaaattcaaaatgatcaaTAATAAGATCCAGCTTGATTTTATACCCTTCTTAGGAGAGTTCTCGACCATTTTCTCAAATTGGTTTTCCCGGATGGAAATTTCCCGAACGgattatttctcaaattatttttcccGGATGCTTTTTtcgcgaaaatgaaattttttaaaagtaaataaGTATAGGCTAGAGGCTACTAAGTACGTACCTATTCATAAGAAAACTGATACAAAAGGCCTTACACAGCTAACAAAAATAAATCCGAATCAGACAACCTATAGCGAATTTCCTCATATTTCAGATCACGGTGATACTTTTCACAAGTTCAGATTCGAGTACATTTTCCGAAGAGTCGAGTGGACCGTTAAATGATATTTACATTTATCCGAATGAAGCTGGCGTAgattcaaatgattttcaagaaagtaTTGCAATTGGAAACGCACCAATATCTCGTTCTGCTACTGAAAACATCAGCATTAAATCTTCTTCAGATGATTCGACACTTCCAAATATCAATCCACTCGAAGTGCAACAAAATGAAGCCAATGTGAGATGCGATCCTTTGCAAACTTCTGCCAACATGAAATTATTACCAGATATTTTATCAGTCGATATATTTTCGGAACCCGATTTACTCCAACATCTCTACACCAAAATAATGAGAATAGGCTTAACAAGAAACAATATTCAATACATTAAAGAAGAAGTGAATTATGCTTTGGAAAGAAAATTACTCTCTTCGTGCTACATTCCGTATGCTAATTTACTATCATCATTTTCACTATGTTGGTACCATCTCTTGAATGCAAACGTATTTCTAAAAGTTATTCAAACCCGACGCTCACAGAATGTGGAGGGTTTCAAAGCTTTACCGCAAGAAATTTCTTCATCGGCTGAAATGAGAGATCTGCTTTCTTCCGATATTATATCCGACCCAGAGTCTCCCTTGCGTTTCTTCAATAAACTATTATCCATGTCTAATGACCAGATTACAAATTTAAAGatgcaattgaaaaatttagtaggAGAATGGTGGGGGTTAGATGCGAGAGATCTGCCATTTTCTTATTGGTACATTTGGTTTATTCGCGATGTATTTACATTATTGAGTGACGAATCTGCTTTTGATAGTCTAAAACGCAACGTAGCTGAAATGAACATAATGGGGTCTGATAAGGGCCCAATTACGGTTTAACACATTATTCACCAATAAGCTGTTTATGAGAGGAATTTAGAAATAGAAATCATTCTGAATTCCTAAGTAGATTATAAGGTGGATCGCCTGAAAAACAGtagcggattttgaccaaattcagtggagaccttcattttgagttgaaagttactcagaaaaaattttagctctggaAGGAAGAAATAAACCCTCAAAGAGAGGAAGTAACTTTCCACACAAAATGAAGATTTCTGCTGAATATGGTCGAAATccgccgattttttttttcgtgatccaccATAAAGTAAATACTGGATGTTTTTGTCAAGTACATATATGCAAAATGTTCTAAGTTACTCGTACAATGtatctaatattttttcaataaaagattttaaaattggacATTGAATCAATTTCGTTGCGCGTTCATTCATAAAAATAGATATTCACAAACGGTGTgtgactaaaatttcattacatgtgcaacttcatttttctgaaaagtgatcagtttaaaaattttttccatttggtacaaacgaataaaaaatacacttcttgtgactatttctatctgaaaaacattcaaaacaatcaaaactgttttttaacactttatatgtacaaaatttactcaaaaaaggcggagttttttgagatgtacccttataactccaaacaacttgcaatgttgttgggattttgagttaggccactTGCagttttacaagatctagataatgcaCCCAACtgaaagtgttatttttggttgagagAGGTcgtacaaaccccaaaaatgtcaaaatcaattattttagaTGTGTGGCGGTTTGATTATTTAGATATTACTGGCTGGTAAACATTTCATGTGTTAAGTTACACAAATGTATTTACGTTTATCAGTTTATGATGTTACTTTGAATAATAAACATTACAACTCTCTTGTATCTCCTACAGATGTAACCTTATTGCTCCCAACGTgcgatatcaaaaaatttacataagaCATCATTAAAACACATTAAaatgtaagagggtaaaatgaCTTAAGAGCATGATAGGGTGAGTACCTATAATGTTGTGTTGTTTCCtggaaatatcccttagagtatttctaaTAAATACTCACCAGAATatcacatgctcggctagggcgtgagtaggaaaggttgcttttacactcttaacagatgttcacacgcaccataaataataacaagatAAACAAGTAGAAATATATAATGAGTGCGACATTAACAACACGTTGCATGAGCTATACTATTACATCTATGAATGTACAAGTACAGGTTAATATGACACTTTATTAAAACTAATTATACACTCGAGAGGTGTAAGGTGGCAAAAGGTATCCTTCAGCGAGGATTCCCGATAGTATTCTATGATACATTCTTACCTTGATGGCGATGAGTAGATCACTAATCCTTCTCACCTACTTGCCTCGAACCTAATCTCAGCACATCGATCCTTAATAATATCATAACACTAACTAGAAATAACTGAAGAATTAATATaaacacttaacactcgagagtaatacttatacttaaatgacCGCATTAACCGATTAACTGTGAATAACATACCTGC
This region of Planococcus citri chromosome 5, ihPlaCitr1.1, whole genome shotgun sequence genomic DNA includes:
- the LOC135847498 gene encoding uncharacterized protein LOC135847498; amino-acid sequence: MIMVFKLSHEAVTLLAGITVILFTSSDSSTFSEESSGPLNDIYIYPNEAGVDSNDFQESIAIGNAPISRSATENISIKSSSDDSTLPNINPLEVQQNEANVRCDPLQTSANMKLLPDILSVDIFSEPDLLQHLYTKIMRIGLTRNNIQYIKEEVNYALERKLLSSCYIPYANLLSSFSLCWYHLLNANVFLKVIQTRRSQNVEGFKALPQEISSSAEMRDLLSSDIISDPESPLRFFNKLLSMSNDQITNLKMQLKNLVGEWWGLDARDLPFSYWYIWFIRDVFTLLSDESAFDSLKRNVAEMNIMGSDKGPITV